From Punica granatum isolate Tunisia-2019 chromosome 1, ASM765513v2, whole genome shotgun sequence:
AGAGAAGAATCTGCTAAACTTTCAGAGCTTCTGAAAGTAAGTTTTATCTTCCTTAACTATGATTTAATGGTCCTACTCTATTTTTCAGTTGGTTTGGGAGTCGTTCAATCATGAGCATATGTGAAATGAAGGCAGTTCCTTAATATTCAGAATATCCTCATGGCAGGTTGCAGATAAGCAGACGGAAGCATTTAATagggaaaaggaagaaatctTGGTCAAACTCTCTCAAGCTGAAAGTGCGCTTGTGGAAGGCAATAACAGAGTGAATAAGCTTGAAGAGGACAACGCGAAACTGCGACGGGCCCTTGAGCAGAGCATGACAAGACTCAATAGAATGTCGATGGACTCTGATTTCTTGGTCGACAGGTTTGGCATCTTAAGTTTGGTCAGACAGAATTATCCTTTAAAATTGGATTTGTTTATATCTGTTTTGGAAGTTATTGAAAAGATGATTATGTATTCCACAGGCGAATCGTGATCAAGTTATTGGTGACCTATTTCCAGAGAAATCACAGCAAAGAGGTAGTCACACTGACTCAGGAATCATCTTTCCCATTTACGGCAGAAAGCAGACTTTTGCTTTCTGTGATGCATTGTAAAGACTGTCCTGACTGCTGGTGCCATTGTCCAGGTTTTGGATCTCATGGTACGCATGCTAGGTTTTTCAGACGAAGACAAGCAGAGGATCGGTGCTTCGCAACAAGGTGCTGGGAAAGGCGTTGTTCGAGGAGTTTTGGGTTTCCCAGGTCGCCTTGTTGGCGGTATTCTGGGAGGAAGCTCAGCTGAAGCACAATCCAATATGGCATCAGAAAACCAGGTAAATGCATTGAAATTTCTTGAGATACTTGTCACTGCATTGACGTGATTATTCTACATGTAACTTTCACATGATTTGTTTAAACCGTGgaattttcttctctttcctaTGGTCCCTGTCTTCTATTCATGTTAAGCTTGCTTGCTTCTTTGCAGTCCTTTGCAGACCTATGGGTCGACTTCCTTCTCAAGGAAACAGACGTAAAAGAGCGGAAGGAGTGCCTTGAAGGGGCAGCTGATCCAGCTGCAGGAGCTGCTAATCCACCAATCCCCAACAGTGGACCGGACATGCCTTATATGGCTCCAAGTTTCTCGAGATTTGGTTCATCTACAACTCAAAGTGCTCGGCAGTTTGAACCCTTTGGTTCGGAGTTCTCCACGGTTCCCCTTTCATTCTCTGACGGCACATCTCAGGTACAGAGACCTCTCCCTAGATACtgaagattattaaatatgtTTTGACCATCAATGTAACTATGGTGTAGAATATCATCGTCATCCTTGCCATTCTATCCTGTTGCCAATTTGTTTGTTCTTTACAATTTGTTGAAATGGAAAGTTGCGATCACCATTTGTTTGGCGCCCAATGCGATTGGAAACTCACATATCATGATAATGATATACCTATACCTAGTCTTTTTGTATATGGCAATTTGCAtccctttttctctctcttttgagGCATTCCCAGTGGGTTCTGAAACCTTCTACTACATGTAAAGTCTACCCACTAATTGTTCATTTTGTTATTGAACCGCATCCTCGTGATTACAGTTGCATCCATTTTGGATTCAATGTAGAATTACACAGTAGGTAGGGCTTAAGTGGACACGAACTGACCGCCCTCTGAACTGGCCACCGTGTAAAAGGCAGCATTCAAAAACAGGCCGGAGGCAACAGAATATTCAATGCTGGTACCAGTAGTCGAGACACAATatacatcaaaaagatcaatCATTCCCTTATCTCATCAACCAAACCATCTTGATATTGCAAAAACTCGTTTGCTAGAGCTAGtcctaataaataataaaagagagaaatatGATAAGGTCGACGACTGACTTCTGGCAGCACCCAAGCCCTCTGGATTTTGCTCTTCAGATAGCTTTCCTTTTTATCCCTCCCATGGGAATCTTACTCAGGACGATCGCTACGAGCCTCGAGTAGCGTTGGCGTACGGCGGAGATTGCCCTCTCTGCTAACGGATCAACTCTGTGCTCATACTTCTCGTAGAGAACCGGTAAGGTGTGGAGCAATATGAAAGCTGCGATTCAATTTCAAATTACTAGTCAGCTTCGGCTGTCTCAAAACTAGTCGTGAAATATTGCTAAAACAAATCCTTACATAAGTATAGCAGCGTCAAGAAATTACACCAACTTCCGACTATGGATAACATCCAGAGTCCAGCAATGATCTACAGGATGCAAAACGCCATTAGTTTAACGAGTGAAGTGGAAGTAATGGATTGAGGATGAAGGTAGTGAAAGTACCGCAAGAAACTTCTTGAGATCTCTCCCGCATGCTGCCTCTCGTAGGATTGCAAGGCTCTGGTTCAGCCCAAGTCTAACTGCAGATGCAATCTGCAAGAATGGCTCCTCTGGGATAAAGACTCCCGGGATATGGGGCCGTGACCTGCGTAAAAAGAGCAGTTGAGCTTGATGAAACGTGGCTGCTCAACAGTCGGAGGCAAATTATAGCCATTACTAATTACAGATCGCGCACTGATAGACGCTCGGACTCACTTCTTTACGAAAGCCATCGCATTAGACCAGAGGAACAAAGTCGAGAGCAAGAGTATTAGCACGTGGGATATGAGAGTAAGGAATCGGTACTCGAGCAGTATGAACAGAACCCAAACCACCGTGGCACCACCGAGAACCGTACTAGATATCTTCTTGTTCCTCCACAGCAGCATATCGGCAGCTGCATAAAGTGATCACGGGCACTCAGAATCACAATGAGGGTGATAAGTGGCAAATAAGTTCTATGATGCCGTCGGATGTTTTCCTATTTTCCTCGGCAACATATATACTGATGACCTCACGGACCGTACCTTTTCCTCTGCCAAGGATCTCGTGCACTGATTTCTCCCTTCCGAAGAGGCGGTACATCTTAGCTTCTGCCGATGAGCAGGCAGCCATATTGTCTGTGTCCGAGTCACAGTTCGACGAGGATGACAACGAATCGTCGTGTCCATCGTGCATCTCCTCGCTTGCATTCTCGGAGACTGGTTCCCCTGTGGGAGTTTCATTCACCGTCTCCTCGGCCATTGTTATCGGTACTGAGATTGGCCCGAAGCAATTTCGCGCTAACAAAAACTTTGAAATTATTGAATGATAAGAACAAATGAGTCTCTCATGCGAATGGCAAATGCTGGGCATTTATATCCCCGGGGGGAGCTAATGGTTAACGGCGTAAATTTTGGTATTGGCCGGCGGAATGGGCGGTGACGACGGCGTTAATTGACGGTGTTTGTGGGGACATCTCTCAGTTGCTTTAGACGTGGCGACGGTGATGGACGGTGGATTTTGTGAAGATAAGGCACCGAAAGCACTCCACGTGGCGACAAGACAGTGGTCAGAGATGAAAAGTCCTGGCgaccttttttttatattctttttttaggtTGAAAGGGAAATGCTCGAAGAAATTAAACAGTACAAAGGTAGGGTACGACGGCTCCAATAAATCTCTTAACAAGGCATTACAAATAGACTTGAGAACATGGACGTTTAAATGGTGTGAGATTGCTCACGGGCTAACCAATCAGTGCAAGAATTGCGTTCTCTGCAAACGTGCTGCTCAATAACTTCCCAATCCTTCCAAATTGCAGTCTTGATCCCATTTACTAGAGATCGGAGTAAAGGAGCACAGGCTCCGTGGCTGATAATAAGCTCTTGAATTACAGGGGACAGTCTGTCTCCGCAATGAGTTTCCGACAACCAAGGGACCAAGCAAGATCGAGACCGGTAAGAACACCGCTCAGCCGAAACTGAAGAGGCAATACCAAGATTATACATGAA
This genomic window contains:
- the LOC116211265 gene encoding reticulon-like protein B5, translated to MAEETVNETPTGEPVSENASEEMHDGHDDSLSSSSNCDSDTDNMAACSSAEAKMYRLFGREKSVHEILGRGKAADMLLWRNKKISSTVLGGATVVWVLFILLEYRFLTLISHVLILLLSTLFLWSNAMAFVKKSRPHIPGVFIPEEPFLQIASAVRLGLNQSLAILREAACGRDLKKFLAIIAGLWMLSIVGSWCNFLTLLYLSFILLHTLPVLYEKYEHRVDPLAERAISAVRQRYSRLVAIVLSKIPMGGIKRKAI